In a genomic window of Myotis daubentonii chromosome X, mMyoDau2.1, whole genome shotgun sequence:
- the PDZD4 gene encoding PDZ domain-containing protein 4 isoform X1 — MGCNMCVVQKPEEQYKVMLQVNGKELSKLSQEQTLEALRSSKEPLVIQVLRRSPRLRGDNSCHDLQLVDSGTQTDITFEHIMALGKLRPPTPPMVILEPYVLSELPPISHEYYDPAEFMEGGPQEADRVDELEYEEVELYKASHRDKLGLMVCYRTDDEEDLGIYVGEVNPNSIAAKDGRIREGDRIVQINGVDVQNREEAVAILSQEENTNISLLVARPESQLAKRMKDSDRDDFLDVLGSENEGKLKSPPAQQLGKEEEPGAPDVGPGLSNSQELDSGVGRTDESTRNEESSEHDLLGDEPLSTTNTPGTLRKFGLQGDALQSRDFHFSMDSLLAEGAGLGGAEVPGLTDEEYERYRELLEIKCHLENGNQLGLLFARASSGNSALDVNRNESLGHEMAMLEEELRHLEFKCRNILRAQKMQQLRERCMKAWLLEEESVYELGASEPKKRELPDISELPEKSDKDSTSAYNTGESCRSTPLLTEPLQESPLRRAAAGNSNLNRTPSGPPVATHPKAAPPQGSPGKFRSLSRDPEVGRRQHSEERVRRSPKMGVTLERVGPEGSPYLSRRHRGQGQEGEHYQSCLQLAPPRCLEDLGHVPLSLAGGPRVGGAVAAASEGPRMEWKVKVRSDGTRYVAKRPVRDRLLKARALKIREERSGMTTDDDAVSEMKMGRYWSKEERKQHLIRAREQRKRREFMMQSRLECLREQQNGDTKAELNIIALSHRKTMKKRNKKILDNWITIQEMLAHGTRSADGKRVYNPLLSVTTV; from the exons GTGAACGGGAAGGAGCTCTCCAAGCTGTCTCAGGAGCAAACCCTGGAGGCCCTGCGTTCCTCCAAGGAGCCCCTGGTGATACAGGTGTTGAGACGCAGCCCCCGCCTCCGGGGGGACAACTCCTGTCATGACCTGCAGCTGGTGGACAGTGGCACTCAGACTGACATCACCTTCGAGCATATCATGGCGCTGGGCAAGCTGCGcccgcccaccccacccatgGTCATCCTGGAGCCGTACGTCCTATCTGAGCT CCCCCCCATCAGCCATGAGTATTATGACCCAGCGGAGTTCATGGAGGGCGGCCCGCAGGAGGCAGACCGTGTGGACGAGCTGGAGTATGAG GAGGTGGAGCTGTATAAAGCCAGCCACCGGGACAAGCTGGGCCTGATGGTTTGCTACCGCACCGATGATGAGGAGGACCTGGGCATCTACGTTGGAGAG GTGAATCCCAACAGCATTGCAGCCAAAGACGGCCGGATCCGAGAGGGAGACCGAATCGTCCAG ATAAATGGTGTGGACGTCCAGAACCGGGAAGAGGCGGTGGCCATCCTGAGCCAGGAGGAGAACACCAACATCTCCCTGCTGGTGGCCCGGCCTGAGAGCCAG CTGGCAAAGCGAATGAAGGACAGTGACCGCGATGACTTCCTGGATGTCTTGGGCTCAGAGAATGAGGGGAAGTTGAAAtccccccctgcccagcag CTCGGAAAAGAAGAGGAGCCAGGGGCCCCGGATGTGGGCCCGGGCCTGAGCAACAGCCAGGAGCTGGACAGTGGGGTGGGTCGGACTGACGAGAGCACCCGCAACGAGGAGAGCTCTGAGCACGACCTGCTGGGGGATGAGCCCCTGAGCACCACCAACACGCCCGGCACCCTGCGCAAGTTTGGCCTGCAAGGGGACGCCCTGCAGAGCCGCGACTTCCACTTCAGCATGGACTCCCTGCTGgctgagggggctgggctggggggtgcCGAGGTCCCGGGCCTCACCGATGAGGAGTATGAGCGCTACCGGGAGCTGCTGGAGATCAAGTGCCACCTGGAGAATGGCAACCAGCTGGGCCTCCTCTTCGCCCGCGCCTCCAGTGGCAACAGCGCCCTGGACGTCAACCGCAACGAGAGCCTGGGCCACGAGATGGCCATGCTGGAGGAGGAGCTGCGGCACCTGGAATTCAAGTGCCGCAACATCCTGCGGGCGCAGAAGATGCAGCAGCTGCGGGAGCGCTGCATGAAAGCCTGGCTGCTAGAGGAGGAGAGCGTCTACGAGCTGGGCGCCAGCGAGCCCAAGAAGCGCGAGCTGCCCGACATCTCCGAGCTGCCCGAGAAGTCTGACAAGGACAGCACCAGTGCCTACAACACGGGGGAGAGCTGCCGCAGCACCCCTCTGCTCACCGAGCCGCTGCAGGAGAGCCCCCTGAGGCGGGCCGCTGCTGGCAACTCCAACTTGAATCGGACCCCCTCGGGCCCCCCTGTCGCCACCCACCCCAAGGCAGCTCCTCCACAGGGGAGCCCCGGCAAGTTCCGATCCCTCTCCCGGGATCCCGAGGTGGGCCGGAGACAGCACTCAGAGGAGCGCGTCCGCCGCAGCCCCAAGATGGGGGTCACCCTGGAGCGCGTGGGTCCCGAGGGCAGCCCTTACCTTTCCAGGCGCCACCgaggccagggccaggagggcgAGCACTACCAAAGCTGTCTGCAGCTGGCCCCTCCGCGCTGCCTGGAGGATTTGGGCCACGTCCCCTTGAGTTTGGCTGGTGGCCCTCGGGTGGGCGGAGCTGTGGCCGCAGCCAGTGAAGGGCCCCGCATGGAGTGGAAGGTCAAGGTGCGCAGCGATGGAACCCGCTATGTGGCCAAGCGGCCTGTGCGTGATCGCCTCCTAAAAGCCCGGGCCCTGAAGATCCGCGAGGAACGCAGTGGCATGACCACGGACGACGACGCGGTCAGCGAGATGAAGATGGGCCGCTACTGGAGCAAGGAGGAGCGGAAGCAGCACCTGATCCGGGCCCGGGAGCAGCGCAAGCGGCGTGAGTTCATGATGCAGAGCCGGTTGGAGTGCCTGAGGGAACAGCAGAATGGCGACACCAAGGCTGAGCTCAACATCATCGCCTTGAGCCACCGCAAGACCATGAAGAAGCGGAATAAGAAGATTCTAGACAACTGGATCACCATCCAGGAGATGCTGGCCCATGGCACTCGCTCAGCTGACGGCAAGCGAGTCTATAACCCTCTGCTCTCCGTCACCACCGTCTGA
- the PDZD4 gene encoding PDZ domain-containing protein 4 isoform X2, translating into MGCNMCVVQKPEEQYKVMLQVNGKELSKLSQEQTLEALRSSKEPLVIQVLRRSPRLRGDNSCHDLQLVDSGTQTDITFEHIMALGKLRPPTPPMVILEPPPISHEYYDPAEFMEGGPQEADRVDELEYEEVELYKASHRDKLGLMVCYRTDDEEDLGIYVGEVNPNSIAAKDGRIREGDRIVQINGVDVQNREEAVAILSQEENTNISLLVARPESQLAKRMKDSDRDDFLDVLGSENEGKLKSPPAQQLGKEEEPGAPDVGPGLSNSQELDSGVGRTDESTRNEESSEHDLLGDEPLSTTNTPGTLRKFGLQGDALQSRDFHFSMDSLLAEGAGLGGAEVPGLTDEEYERYRELLEIKCHLENGNQLGLLFARASSGNSALDVNRNESLGHEMAMLEEELRHLEFKCRNILRAQKMQQLRERCMKAWLLEEESVYELGASEPKKRELPDISELPEKSDKDSTSAYNTGESCRSTPLLTEPLQESPLRRAAAGNSNLNRTPSGPPVATHPKAAPPQGSPGKFRSLSRDPEVGRRQHSEERVRRSPKMGVTLERVGPEGSPYLSRRHRGQGQEGEHYQSCLQLAPPRCLEDLGHVPLSLAGGPRVGGAVAAASEGPRMEWKVKVRSDGTRYVAKRPVRDRLLKARALKIREERSGMTTDDDAVSEMKMGRYWSKEERKQHLIRAREQRKRREFMMQSRLECLREQQNGDTKAELNIIALSHRKTMKKRNKKILDNWITIQEMLAHGTRSADGKRVYNPLLSVTTV; encoded by the exons GTGAACGGGAAGGAGCTCTCCAAGCTGTCTCAGGAGCAAACCCTGGAGGCCCTGCGTTCCTCCAAGGAGCCCCTGGTGATACAGGTGTTGAGACGCAGCCCCCGCCTCCGGGGGGACAACTCCTGTCATGACCTGCAGCTGGTGGACAGTGGCACTCAGACTGACATCACCTTCGAGCATATCATGGCGCTGGGCAAGCTGCGcccgcccaccccacccatgGTCATCCTGGAGCC CCCCCCCATCAGCCATGAGTATTATGACCCAGCGGAGTTCATGGAGGGCGGCCCGCAGGAGGCAGACCGTGTGGACGAGCTGGAGTATGAG GAGGTGGAGCTGTATAAAGCCAGCCACCGGGACAAGCTGGGCCTGATGGTTTGCTACCGCACCGATGATGAGGAGGACCTGGGCATCTACGTTGGAGAG GTGAATCCCAACAGCATTGCAGCCAAAGACGGCCGGATCCGAGAGGGAGACCGAATCGTCCAG ATAAATGGTGTGGACGTCCAGAACCGGGAAGAGGCGGTGGCCATCCTGAGCCAGGAGGAGAACACCAACATCTCCCTGCTGGTGGCCCGGCCTGAGAGCCAG CTGGCAAAGCGAATGAAGGACAGTGACCGCGATGACTTCCTGGATGTCTTGGGCTCAGAGAATGAGGGGAAGTTGAAAtccccccctgcccagcag CTCGGAAAAGAAGAGGAGCCAGGGGCCCCGGATGTGGGCCCGGGCCTGAGCAACAGCCAGGAGCTGGACAGTGGGGTGGGTCGGACTGACGAGAGCACCCGCAACGAGGAGAGCTCTGAGCACGACCTGCTGGGGGATGAGCCCCTGAGCACCACCAACACGCCCGGCACCCTGCGCAAGTTTGGCCTGCAAGGGGACGCCCTGCAGAGCCGCGACTTCCACTTCAGCATGGACTCCCTGCTGgctgagggggctgggctggggggtgcCGAGGTCCCGGGCCTCACCGATGAGGAGTATGAGCGCTACCGGGAGCTGCTGGAGATCAAGTGCCACCTGGAGAATGGCAACCAGCTGGGCCTCCTCTTCGCCCGCGCCTCCAGTGGCAACAGCGCCCTGGACGTCAACCGCAACGAGAGCCTGGGCCACGAGATGGCCATGCTGGAGGAGGAGCTGCGGCACCTGGAATTCAAGTGCCGCAACATCCTGCGGGCGCAGAAGATGCAGCAGCTGCGGGAGCGCTGCATGAAAGCCTGGCTGCTAGAGGAGGAGAGCGTCTACGAGCTGGGCGCCAGCGAGCCCAAGAAGCGCGAGCTGCCCGACATCTCCGAGCTGCCCGAGAAGTCTGACAAGGACAGCACCAGTGCCTACAACACGGGGGAGAGCTGCCGCAGCACCCCTCTGCTCACCGAGCCGCTGCAGGAGAGCCCCCTGAGGCGGGCCGCTGCTGGCAACTCCAACTTGAATCGGACCCCCTCGGGCCCCCCTGTCGCCACCCACCCCAAGGCAGCTCCTCCACAGGGGAGCCCCGGCAAGTTCCGATCCCTCTCCCGGGATCCCGAGGTGGGCCGGAGACAGCACTCAGAGGAGCGCGTCCGCCGCAGCCCCAAGATGGGGGTCACCCTGGAGCGCGTGGGTCCCGAGGGCAGCCCTTACCTTTCCAGGCGCCACCgaggccagggccaggagggcgAGCACTACCAAAGCTGTCTGCAGCTGGCCCCTCCGCGCTGCCTGGAGGATTTGGGCCACGTCCCCTTGAGTTTGGCTGGTGGCCCTCGGGTGGGCGGAGCTGTGGCCGCAGCCAGTGAAGGGCCCCGCATGGAGTGGAAGGTCAAGGTGCGCAGCGATGGAACCCGCTATGTGGCCAAGCGGCCTGTGCGTGATCGCCTCCTAAAAGCCCGGGCCCTGAAGATCCGCGAGGAACGCAGTGGCATGACCACGGACGACGACGCGGTCAGCGAGATGAAGATGGGCCGCTACTGGAGCAAGGAGGAGCGGAAGCAGCACCTGATCCGGGCCCGGGAGCAGCGCAAGCGGCGTGAGTTCATGATGCAGAGCCGGTTGGAGTGCCTGAGGGAACAGCAGAATGGCGACACCAAGGCTGAGCTCAACATCATCGCCTTGAGCCACCGCAAGACCATGAAGAAGCGGAATAAGAAGATTCTAGACAACTGGATCACCATCCAGGAGATGCTGGCCCATGGCACTCGCTCAGCTGACGGCAAGCGAGTCTATAACCCTCTGCTCTCCGTCACCACCGTCTGA
- the PDZD4 gene encoding PDZ domain-containing protein 4 isoform X3 yields MALGKLRPPTPPMVILEPYVLSELPPISHEYYDPAEFMEGGPQEADRVDELEYEEVELYKASHRDKLGLMVCYRTDDEEDLGIYVGEVNPNSIAAKDGRIREGDRIVQINGVDVQNREEAVAILSQEENTNISLLVARPESQLAKRMKDSDRDDFLDVLGSENEGKLKSPPAQQLGKEEEPGAPDVGPGLSNSQELDSGVGRTDESTRNEESSEHDLLGDEPLSTTNTPGTLRKFGLQGDALQSRDFHFSMDSLLAEGAGLGGAEVPGLTDEEYERYRELLEIKCHLENGNQLGLLFARASSGNSALDVNRNESLGHEMAMLEEELRHLEFKCRNILRAQKMQQLRERCMKAWLLEEESVYELGASEPKKRELPDISELPEKSDKDSTSAYNTGESCRSTPLLTEPLQESPLRRAAAGNSNLNRTPSGPPVATHPKAAPPQGSPGKFRSLSRDPEVGRRQHSEERVRRSPKMGVTLERVGPEGSPYLSRRHRGQGQEGEHYQSCLQLAPPRCLEDLGHVPLSLAGGPRVGGAVAAASEGPRMEWKVKVRSDGTRYVAKRPVRDRLLKARALKIREERSGMTTDDDAVSEMKMGRYWSKEERKQHLIRAREQRKRREFMMQSRLECLREQQNGDTKAELNIIALSHRKTMKKRNKKILDNWITIQEMLAHGTRSADGKRVYNPLLSVTTV; encoded by the exons ATGGCGCTGGGCAAGCTGCGcccgcccaccccacccatgGTCATCCTGGAGCCGTACGTCCTATCTGAGCT CCCCCCCATCAGCCATGAGTATTATGACCCAGCGGAGTTCATGGAGGGCGGCCCGCAGGAGGCAGACCGTGTGGACGAGCTGGAGTATGAG GAGGTGGAGCTGTATAAAGCCAGCCACCGGGACAAGCTGGGCCTGATGGTTTGCTACCGCACCGATGATGAGGAGGACCTGGGCATCTACGTTGGAGAG GTGAATCCCAACAGCATTGCAGCCAAAGACGGCCGGATCCGAGAGGGAGACCGAATCGTCCAG ATAAATGGTGTGGACGTCCAGAACCGGGAAGAGGCGGTGGCCATCCTGAGCCAGGAGGAGAACACCAACATCTCCCTGCTGGTGGCCCGGCCTGAGAGCCAG CTGGCAAAGCGAATGAAGGACAGTGACCGCGATGACTTCCTGGATGTCTTGGGCTCAGAGAATGAGGGGAAGTTGAAAtccccccctgcccagcag CTCGGAAAAGAAGAGGAGCCAGGGGCCCCGGATGTGGGCCCGGGCCTGAGCAACAGCCAGGAGCTGGACAGTGGGGTGGGTCGGACTGACGAGAGCACCCGCAACGAGGAGAGCTCTGAGCACGACCTGCTGGGGGATGAGCCCCTGAGCACCACCAACACGCCCGGCACCCTGCGCAAGTTTGGCCTGCAAGGGGACGCCCTGCAGAGCCGCGACTTCCACTTCAGCATGGACTCCCTGCTGgctgagggggctgggctggggggtgcCGAGGTCCCGGGCCTCACCGATGAGGAGTATGAGCGCTACCGGGAGCTGCTGGAGATCAAGTGCCACCTGGAGAATGGCAACCAGCTGGGCCTCCTCTTCGCCCGCGCCTCCAGTGGCAACAGCGCCCTGGACGTCAACCGCAACGAGAGCCTGGGCCACGAGATGGCCATGCTGGAGGAGGAGCTGCGGCACCTGGAATTCAAGTGCCGCAACATCCTGCGGGCGCAGAAGATGCAGCAGCTGCGGGAGCGCTGCATGAAAGCCTGGCTGCTAGAGGAGGAGAGCGTCTACGAGCTGGGCGCCAGCGAGCCCAAGAAGCGCGAGCTGCCCGACATCTCCGAGCTGCCCGAGAAGTCTGACAAGGACAGCACCAGTGCCTACAACACGGGGGAGAGCTGCCGCAGCACCCCTCTGCTCACCGAGCCGCTGCAGGAGAGCCCCCTGAGGCGGGCCGCTGCTGGCAACTCCAACTTGAATCGGACCCCCTCGGGCCCCCCTGTCGCCACCCACCCCAAGGCAGCTCCTCCACAGGGGAGCCCCGGCAAGTTCCGATCCCTCTCCCGGGATCCCGAGGTGGGCCGGAGACAGCACTCAGAGGAGCGCGTCCGCCGCAGCCCCAAGATGGGGGTCACCCTGGAGCGCGTGGGTCCCGAGGGCAGCCCTTACCTTTCCAGGCGCCACCgaggccagggccaggagggcgAGCACTACCAAAGCTGTCTGCAGCTGGCCCCTCCGCGCTGCCTGGAGGATTTGGGCCACGTCCCCTTGAGTTTGGCTGGTGGCCCTCGGGTGGGCGGAGCTGTGGCCGCAGCCAGTGAAGGGCCCCGCATGGAGTGGAAGGTCAAGGTGCGCAGCGATGGAACCCGCTATGTGGCCAAGCGGCCTGTGCGTGATCGCCTCCTAAAAGCCCGGGCCCTGAAGATCCGCGAGGAACGCAGTGGCATGACCACGGACGACGACGCGGTCAGCGAGATGAAGATGGGCCGCTACTGGAGCAAGGAGGAGCGGAAGCAGCACCTGATCCGGGCCCGGGAGCAGCGCAAGCGGCGTGAGTTCATGATGCAGAGCCGGTTGGAGTGCCTGAGGGAACAGCAGAATGGCGACACCAAGGCTGAGCTCAACATCATCGCCTTGAGCCACCGCAAGACCATGAAGAAGCGGAATAAGAAGATTCTAGACAACTGGATCACCATCCAGGAGATGCTGGCCCATGGCACTCGCTCAGCTGACGGCAAGCGAGTCTATAACCCTCTGCTCTCCGTCACCACCGTCTGA
- the PDZD4 gene encoding PDZ domain-containing protein 4 isoform X5 has product MTVPPISHEYYDPAEFMEGGPQEADRVDELEYEEVELYKASHRDKLGLMVCYRTDDEEDLGIYVGEVNPNSIAAKDGRIREGDRIVQINGVDVQNREEAVAILSQEENTNISLLVARPESQLAKRMKDSDRDDFLDVLGSENEGKLKSPPAQQLGKEEEPGAPDVGPGLSNSQELDSGVGRTDESTRNEESSEHDLLGDEPLSTTNTPGTLRKFGLQGDALQSRDFHFSMDSLLAEGAGLGGAEVPGLTDEEYERYRELLEIKCHLENGNQLGLLFARASSGNSALDVNRNESLGHEMAMLEEELRHLEFKCRNILRAQKMQQLRERCMKAWLLEEESVYELGASEPKKRELPDISELPEKSDKDSTSAYNTGESCRSTPLLTEPLQESPLRRAAAGNSNLNRTPSGPPVATHPKAAPPQGSPGKFRSLSRDPEVGRRQHSEERVRRSPKMGVTLERVGPEGSPYLSRRHRGQGQEGEHYQSCLQLAPPRCLEDLGHVPLSLAGGPRVGGAVAAASEGPRMEWKVKVRSDGTRYVAKRPVRDRLLKARALKIREERSGMTTDDDAVSEMKMGRYWSKEERKQHLIRAREQRKRREFMMQSRLECLREQQNGDTKAELNIIALSHRKTMKKRNKKILDNWITIQEMLAHGTRSADGKRVYNPLLSVTTV; this is encoded by the exons ATGACTGT CCCCCCCATCAGCCATGAGTATTATGACCCAGCGGAGTTCATGGAGGGCGGCCCGCAGGAGGCAGACCGTGTGGACGAGCTGGAGTATGAG GAGGTGGAGCTGTATAAAGCCAGCCACCGGGACAAGCTGGGCCTGATGGTTTGCTACCGCACCGATGATGAGGAGGACCTGGGCATCTACGTTGGAGAG GTGAATCCCAACAGCATTGCAGCCAAAGACGGCCGGATCCGAGAGGGAGACCGAATCGTCCAG ATAAATGGTGTGGACGTCCAGAACCGGGAAGAGGCGGTGGCCATCCTGAGCCAGGAGGAGAACACCAACATCTCCCTGCTGGTGGCCCGGCCTGAGAGCCAG CTGGCAAAGCGAATGAAGGACAGTGACCGCGATGACTTCCTGGATGTCTTGGGCTCAGAGAATGAGGGGAAGTTGAAAtccccccctgcccagcag CTCGGAAAAGAAGAGGAGCCAGGGGCCCCGGATGTGGGCCCGGGCCTGAGCAACAGCCAGGAGCTGGACAGTGGGGTGGGTCGGACTGACGAGAGCACCCGCAACGAGGAGAGCTCTGAGCACGACCTGCTGGGGGATGAGCCCCTGAGCACCACCAACACGCCCGGCACCCTGCGCAAGTTTGGCCTGCAAGGGGACGCCCTGCAGAGCCGCGACTTCCACTTCAGCATGGACTCCCTGCTGgctgagggggctgggctggggggtgcCGAGGTCCCGGGCCTCACCGATGAGGAGTATGAGCGCTACCGGGAGCTGCTGGAGATCAAGTGCCACCTGGAGAATGGCAACCAGCTGGGCCTCCTCTTCGCCCGCGCCTCCAGTGGCAACAGCGCCCTGGACGTCAACCGCAACGAGAGCCTGGGCCACGAGATGGCCATGCTGGAGGAGGAGCTGCGGCACCTGGAATTCAAGTGCCGCAACATCCTGCGGGCGCAGAAGATGCAGCAGCTGCGGGAGCGCTGCATGAAAGCCTGGCTGCTAGAGGAGGAGAGCGTCTACGAGCTGGGCGCCAGCGAGCCCAAGAAGCGCGAGCTGCCCGACATCTCCGAGCTGCCCGAGAAGTCTGACAAGGACAGCACCAGTGCCTACAACACGGGGGAGAGCTGCCGCAGCACCCCTCTGCTCACCGAGCCGCTGCAGGAGAGCCCCCTGAGGCGGGCCGCTGCTGGCAACTCCAACTTGAATCGGACCCCCTCGGGCCCCCCTGTCGCCACCCACCCCAAGGCAGCTCCTCCACAGGGGAGCCCCGGCAAGTTCCGATCCCTCTCCCGGGATCCCGAGGTGGGCCGGAGACAGCACTCAGAGGAGCGCGTCCGCCGCAGCCCCAAGATGGGGGTCACCCTGGAGCGCGTGGGTCCCGAGGGCAGCCCTTACCTTTCCAGGCGCCACCgaggccagggccaggagggcgAGCACTACCAAAGCTGTCTGCAGCTGGCCCCTCCGCGCTGCCTGGAGGATTTGGGCCACGTCCCCTTGAGTTTGGCTGGTGGCCCTCGGGTGGGCGGAGCTGTGGCCGCAGCCAGTGAAGGGCCCCGCATGGAGTGGAAGGTCAAGGTGCGCAGCGATGGAACCCGCTATGTGGCCAAGCGGCCTGTGCGTGATCGCCTCCTAAAAGCCCGGGCCCTGAAGATCCGCGAGGAACGCAGTGGCATGACCACGGACGACGACGCGGTCAGCGAGATGAAGATGGGCCGCTACTGGAGCAAGGAGGAGCGGAAGCAGCACCTGATCCGGGCCCGGGAGCAGCGCAAGCGGCGTGAGTTCATGATGCAGAGCCGGTTGGAGTGCCTGAGGGAACAGCAGAATGGCGACACCAAGGCTGAGCTCAACATCATCGCCTTGAGCCACCGCAAGACCATGAAGAAGCGGAATAAGAAGATTCTAGACAACTGGATCACCATCCAGGAGATGCTGGCCCATGGCACTCGCTCAGCTGACGGCAAGCGAGTCTATAACCCTCTGCTCTCCGTCACCACCGTCTGA
- the PDZD4 gene encoding PDZ domain-containing protein 4 isoform X4 yields the protein MASLIPPLLLGSPPISHEYYDPAEFMEGGPQEADRVDELEYEEVELYKASHRDKLGLMVCYRTDDEEDLGIYVGEVNPNSIAAKDGRIREGDRIVQINGVDVQNREEAVAILSQEENTNISLLVARPESQLAKRMKDSDRDDFLDVLGSENEGKLKSPPAQQLGKEEEPGAPDVGPGLSNSQELDSGVGRTDESTRNEESSEHDLLGDEPLSTTNTPGTLRKFGLQGDALQSRDFHFSMDSLLAEGAGLGGAEVPGLTDEEYERYRELLEIKCHLENGNQLGLLFARASSGNSALDVNRNESLGHEMAMLEEELRHLEFKCRNILRAQKMQQLRERCMKAWLLEEESVYELGASEPKKRELPDISELPEKSDKDSTSAYNTGESCRSTPLLTEPLQESPLRRAAAGNSNLNRTPSGPPVATHPKAAPPQGSPGKFRSLSRDPEVGRRQHSEERVRRSPKMGVTLERVGPEGSPYLSRRHRGQGQEGEHYQSCLQLAPPRCLEDLGHVPLSLAGGPRVGGAVAAASEGPRMEWKVKVRSDGTRYVAKRPVRDRLLKARALKIREERSGMTTDDDAVSEMKMGRYWSKEERKQHLIRAREQRKRREFMMQSRLECLREQQNGDTKAELNIIALSHRKTMKKRNKKILDNWITIQEMLAHGTRSADGKRVYNPLLSVTTV from the exons AtggccagcctgatccccccccTTCTCCTGGGCAGCCCCCCCATCAGCCATGAGTATTATGACCCAGCGGAGTTCATGGAGGGCGGCCCGCAGGAGGCAGACCGTGTGGACGAGCTGGAGTATGAG GAGGTGGAGCTGTATAAAGCCAGCCACCGGGACAAGCTGGGCCTGATGGTTTGCTACCGCACCGATGATGAGGAGGACCTGGGCATCTACGTTGGAGAG GTGAATCCCAACAGCATTGCAGCCAAAGACGGCCGGATCCGAGAGGGAGACCGAATCGTCCAG ATAAATGGTGTGGACGTCCAGAACCGGGAAGAGGCGGTGGCCATCCTGAGCCAGGAGGAGAACACCAACATCTCCCTGCTGGTGGCCCGGCCTGAGAGCCAG CTGGCAAAGCGAATGAAGGACAGTGACCGCGATGACTTCCTGGATGTCTTGGGCTCAGAGAATGAGGGGAAGTTGAAAtccccccctgcccagcag CTCGGAAAAGAAGAGGAGCCAGGGGCCCCGGATGTGGGCCCGGGCCTGAGCAACAGCCAGGAGCTGGACAGTGGGGTGGGTCGGACTGACGAGAGCACCCGCAACGAGGAGAGCTCTGAGCACGACCTGCTGGGGGATGAGCCCCTGAGCACCACCAACACGCCCGGCACCCTGCGCAAGTTTGGCCTGCAAGGGGACGCCCTGCAGAGCCGCGACTTCCACTTCAGCATGGACTCCCTGCTGgctgagggggctgggctggggggtgcCGAGGTCCCGGGCCTCACCGATGAGGAGTATGAGCGCTACCGGGAGCTGCTGGAGATCAAGTGCCACCTGGAGAATGGCAACCAGCTGGGCCTCCTCTTCGCCCGCGCCTCCAGTGGCAACAGCGCCCTGGACGTCAACCGCAACGAGAGCCTGGGCCACGAGATGGCCATGCTGGAGGAGGAGCTGCGGCACCTGGAATTCAAGTGCCGCAACATCCTGCGGGCGCAGAAGATGCAGCAGCTGCGGGAGCGCTGCATGAAAGCCTGGCTGCTAGAGGAGGAGAGCGTCTACGAGCTGGGCGCCAGCGAGCCCAAGAAGCGCGAGCTGCCCGACATCTCCGAGCTGCCCGAGAAGTCTGACAAGGACAGCACCAGTGCCTACAACACGGGGGAGAGCTGCCGCAGCACCCCTCTGCTCACCGAGCCGCTGCAGGAGAGCCCCCTGAGGCGGGCCGCTGCTGGCAACTCCAACTTGAATCGGACCCCCTCGGGCCCCCCTGTCGCCACCCACCCCAAGGCAGCTCCTCCACAGGGGAGCCCCGGCAAGTTCCGATCCCTCTCCCGGGATCCCGAGGTGGGCCGGAGACAGCACTCAGAGGAGCGCGTCCGCCGCAGCCCCAAGATGGGGGTCACCCTGGAGCGCGTGGGTCCCGAGGGCAGCCCTTACCTTTCCAGGCGCCACCgaggccagggccaggagggcgAGCACTACCAAAGCTGTCTGCAGCTGGCCCCTCCGCGCTGCCTGGAGGATTTGGGCCACGTCCCCTTGAGTTTGGCTGGTGGCCCTCGGGTGGGCGGAGCTGTGGCCGCAGCCAGTGAAGGGCCCCGCATGGAGTGGAAGGTCAAGGTGCGCAGCGATGGAACCCGCTATGTGGCCAAGCGGCCTGTGCGTGATCGCCTCCTAAAAGCCCGGGCCCTGAAGATCCGCGAGGAACGCAGTGGCATGACCACGGACGACGACGCGGTCAGCGAGATGAAGATGGGCCGCTACTGGAGCAAGGAGGAGCGGAAGCAGCACCTGATCCGGGCCCGGGAGCAGCGCAAGCGGCGTGAGTTCATGATGCAGAGCCGGTTGGAGTGCCTGAGGGAACAGCAGAATGGCGACACCAAGGCTGAGCTCAACATCATCGCCTTGAGCCACCGCAAGACCATGAAGAAGCGGAATAAGAAGATTCTAGACAACTGGATCACCATCCAGGAGATGCTGGCCCATGGCACTCGCTCAGCTGACGGCAAGCGAGTCTATAACCCTCTGCTCTCCGTCACCACCGTCTGA